The genome window GCCGCCATAATTTCCGATTTTCGCGAGCGGCAATTCCGCGAGCGGCATCGCAAGCCACTTCTCTCGCTCCGCCTCCGACTCTTTGCTGAAGAAAAACGCATTTTCCTCCATGAAACATTTCAAATATCCCTGAACGGGGTTCCCTTGGTTCATCTCCGCAAGCTCGGGCAGCAGTTGATATTTCAAAGCCGGAATTGGGGCGGCCATCGGATGCACGGTGATCCGGATCACCGTTTCAGCACTCTCCGACTGCTGCGCAGCGGCCGGCGCCGTCGCAACGGGCTTCGTGGGCGGCTCCGTTTTCTTCGGCTCGTCGGCAGCCCCCGCGCTCGGCATCGCGAACAACAAAACCAGCGTGGCAAATGTTCGACGCATGGACATTTCCTTTTTCGGGTTGCGATTTCAATTCAGCAATGTCGGCGAAGCGACCGCAAACGCACGCAACGGCGGGTCATCGGGCACCAGCGCCTCGTTGGATTCCTTCGGCGCCGGCATACGCTCGCCGGCAAGCAGGCTTTCGCGGAGCTGTAGCCATTCACTCGGAAGCGGAGCCGTCGTTCCACGTTCCACTTGCTCTGGCCGATCGCTCGCAATTCGCACTTGGTTCGATGGCCGCGAGGCCGCCGGATGAGGCCCGAGAAACGCGAGCGTGAGCAGTTGCCCAGCGACCAGAATTCCGGTCATCGCCTTCCAGCCCCGGTTTTTTCCGGCCGACCGGCGGCCAGCCGCGAAAATCAGCGCGTCGCGATCGATCTTGCCGCGATTCGGCGTGAGACGGCTCAAACGATCGATCGCGGAGTCTTGTTCGTTCATGGCAAATTCAACTCCTTGCGCAACGCTTCGACGCCGCTTGAAAAACGGCGAAAGGCAGTGCTCTGCGAGCAGCCGGCGATTTCCGCGATTTCTTCGAACCCCAGTCCGCCCCATAGCCGGGCCACGATCACTTCCCGCTGGTCCAGCGGCAATGTTTGCAAGGCATTCACGGCAGCCCCGGCCGTCAGCCCGTTCGTCTCATCTTCGACAAACCAACGGTCCGGCCGGGCTGCAGCCGCCTCGCGCCGCTGCCGGCGCCGCGACTGTCGCGATGCATCGATGGCCGCATTTCGCACGACTCGAAACAACCAAGCCACCGCGTTTTCAGGTTGCCGCCGAGCAGCGACGAGTTTCAAAAACGCTTCCTGCACGATATCCTCGGGCGAATCGCACCATTGCCGGGCGTAAAGAATGAGCGCCGCGCAATGGTCGTCCAGCAGGCGGGCAAAATCGTGCGGTGTCATTTACTTATTATGACGACGCCATGCCAAAAATATTCCGCCGCTACCGGAAGGATCCACTCTATCCGACCTATCCGCGCGTGCGAAGCTTCGTCATC of Pirellulales bacterium contains these proteins:
- a CDS encoding sigma-70 family RNA polymerase sigma factor, with product MTPHDFARLLDDHCAALILYARQWCDSPEDIVQEAFLKLVAARRQPENAVAWLFRVVRNAAIDASRQSRRRQRREAAAARPDRWFVEDETNGLTAGAAVNALQTLPLDQREVIVARLWGGLGFEEIAEIAGCSQSTAFRRFSSGVEALRKELNLP